One segment of Castanea sativa cultivar Marrone di Chiusa Pesio chromosome 3, ASM4071231v1 DNA contains the following:
- the LOC142628695 gene encoding uncharacterized protein LOC142628695, which produces MSPKDTSLVEEEGADEARANRDGTEWEEGAAEPGCMAKVNAHHHSGMIEQDKITNAKALYRETHKKPFLLEHCWLMLKDQPKIANPNGRSKASVPPTPESTSIAEEDCGFELGDDSNFERPIGRKAEKTNRKNKATGKDVREYLTQKLKFIEEVASMNRSLFHKLLLDDSDEDEIIKELVMETLQPKRRRSIRCNHLVETHDSYFVQKGNSANKLGLSSLQKITDALRMLAYGVLGDLIDEYVRIGETTILESLKKFVTTVINVFSEEYLRKPNNENIARLLAHGERRDFPAQEAYKKDVEHAFGVLQACLAIIRGPARFFHLETLQKILKACIILHNMIDEDERDDNEVVDLDYEQIDGVDNSPMQVLHEQSDGFMSYIEIGGGCDSGGGSDYGGSGRVSGGDGCSDSGSGSGCGWL; this is translated from the exons GGTGCATGGCTAAAGTTAACGCACATCATCATAGTGGTATGATCGAACAAGATAAG atTACCAATGCGAAGGCTTTGTATAGAGAGACGCACAAGAaaccctttcttcttgaacATTGTTGGCTTATGTTAAAGGACCAACCAAAGATTGCCAATCCTAATGGAAGATCAAAAGCATCCGTGCCACCAACTCCAGAGTCAACATCTATTGCCGAAGAGGATTGTGGGTTCGAACTTGGTGACGATTCCAATTTTGAGAGGCCAATTGGTAGGAAGGCTGAAAAGACCAATCGAAAGAACAAAGCCACTGGAAAAGATGTAAGGGAATATTTGACCcagaaattgaaatttattgaGGAG GTTGCATCCATGAATCGTTCTTTGTTTCACAAGTTGCTTCTTGATGACTCAGATGAGGATGAGATAATCAAAGAACTTGTTATGGAAACATTACAACCTAAACGTCGTCGCTCTATCCGATGTAATCATTTG GTAGAAACTCATGACTCTTACTTTGTCCAAAAAGGAAATAGTGCCAACAAACTTGGTTTATCTTCATTACAAAAGATAACTGATGCACTTAGAATGCTTGCGTATGGAGTATTGGGTGATTTGATAGATGAATATGTGCGGATTGGAGAAACTACTATAttagaaagtttgaaaaaatttgttactaCAGTAATTAATGTTTTCTCTGAGGAATACTTGAGAAAGCCAAACAATGAAAACATTGCTAGACTGTTAGCTCATGGCGAACGTCGAGATTTTCCAG CCCAAGAGGCGTATAAGAAGGATGTTGAACATGCATTTGGAGTGCTTCAAGCATGTTTAGCAATTATTCGTGGACCTGCACGATTTTTCCATCTTGAAACACTCCAAAAGATCCTGAAAGCGTGCATAATTCTCCATAACATGATTGATGAAGATGAGCGGGATGATAATGAAGTGGTAGACTTGGATTATGAACAAATTGATGGAGTGGATAATTCTCCTATgcaagtgttacatgaacaaaGTGATGGATTTATGTCATACATTGAGAT CGGTGGTGGCTGTGATAGTGGCGGGGGTAGCGATTACGGTGGCAGTGGAAGAGTCAGTGGTGGCGACGGCTGTAGTGACAGTGGTAGCGGTAGCGGTTGcgggtggttgtga